Proteins encoded in a region of the Nitrospira sp. genome:
- a CDS encoding biopolymer transporter ExbD yields MEREVNQINVIPLVDVMLVLLVIVLTTATFISTGQIPVNLAKAKEAGDHKDVPVVVTLTATGELFVNDRPVPADGLKTMLLAHPRESLVVVRADKVTLLERFVTVVDEIRGLGFQSVSLEVVRL; encoded by the coding sequence ATGGAACGCGAAGTTAATCAAATCAATGTCATCCCCCTGGTGGACGTGATGCTGGTGTTGCTCGTCATCGTCTTAACGACGGCGACATTCATCAGCACGGGCCAAATTCCCGTGAATCTCGCCAAGGCCAAAGAGGCCGGAGACCATAAGGATGTGCCCGTCGTCGTGACCTTGACCGCGACCGGCGAATTGTTTGTGAATGATCGGCCCGTGCCGGCCGATGGGTTGAAAACGATGTTGCTTGCACATCCCCGAGAGTCTCTCGTCGTGGTGCGAGCGGACAAAGTGACCCTACTCGAACGCTTTGTCACGGTGGTGGATGAGATACGCGGCCTTGGGTTTCAGTCGGTCAGCCTGGAGGTCGTCCGCCTGTGA
- the exbB gene encoding TonB-system energizer ExbB, with amino-acid sequence MDVLKNAVEYGIIGLLVALSVWSVAVAIERWLYYRRVDVSQFTDVQTFEIALTKRLVIIGTVAANAPYIGLLGTVLGIMMTFHTMGTSGTMAVNTIMIGLSLALKATAVGLLVAIPCVVMNNILRRRVAELLTTYKVQHGTRS; translated from the coding sequence ATGGATGTGCTTAAGAATGCGGTAGAATACGGCATCATCGGCCTGTTGGTGGCCTTGAGTGTGTGGTCGGTGGCCGTGGCAATTGAGCGATGGCTATACTACCGGCGCGTGGACGTGTCTCAATTTACCGATGTTCAAACATTTGAAATCGCCCTGACCAAACGTTTGGTTATCATCGGCACTGTCGCCGCCAATGCTCCGTACATCGGATTGTTAGGCACCGTGCTGGGTATCATGATGACATTTCACACCATGGGAACATCGGGTACCATGGCGGTGAATACCATCATGATCGGCTTGAGCCTCGCCCTGAAGGCCACGGCCGTCGGCCTGCTGGTGGCCATTCCCTGTGTCGTCATGAACAACATTCTTCGCCGGCGCGTCGCGGAACTTCTGACGACCTATAAGGTGCAGCATGGAACGCGAAGTTAA
- a CDS encoding FMN-binding protein, whose product MNAHRLACSMMLLYLLSPSLLRAERVWDNELKRYLTEQEMTMAEVFLTEEDAIKLMFPKSERIRKELLTIPADKKAIVENRIGWKFPEESFEVYLGETGTHIDGYALVQNTIGKHKPMTYMVGVDAHGVVSNVELLVFREARGSEVRTKRFNVQYEGKSVLDPVRINKDIINISGATMSVRSMTAGIKRVLVLVDEFYLKPQGLGSDTVTAQKTDKGFFKSIFGN is encoded by the coding sequence ATGAACGCTCATCGGCTTGCCTGCTCAATGATGCTGTTGTACTTGCTATCCCCTTCTCTTCTTCGGGCGGAACGGGTCTGGGATAATGAACTCAAACGTTACTTGACAGAACAAGAAATGACGATGGCTGAAGTGTTTCTCACCGAAGAGGACGCGATCAAATTGATGTTTCCAAAATCCGAACGCATCAGGAAGGAACTGTTGACTATCCCCGCGGACAAAAAGGCGATCGTCGAGAACCGCATCGGCTGGAAATTCCCCGAGGAATCCTTCGAAGTCTATCTTGGCGAAACCGGCACGCACATCGACGGGTATGCGCTCGTGCAAAACACCATCGGCAAACACAAGCCTATGACCTATATGGTCGGAGTCGATGCCCACGGCGTTGTCTCCAACGTCGAACTGCTCGTCTTTCGCGAAGCGCGAGGCAGTGAAGTGCGCACGAAGCGGTTTAACGTCCAGTACGAAGGGAAGTCCGTCCTTGATCCGGTTCGGATCAACAAAGACATCATCAACATCAGCGGAGCAACGATGTCCGTCCGGTCCATGACCGCAGGCATTAAACGGGTGCTGGTCTTAGTCGATGAATTCTATTTGAAGCCCCAAGGACTGGGCAGCGACACCGTGACCGCTCAAAAAACGGATAAGGGTTTCTTCAAGTCGATTTTTGGGAACTGA
- the bfr gene encoding bacterioferritin: MKAKEGVLDILNKVLVSELTAVHQYLLHAALCKHWGYGRLHEHFSHLAQEEVGHSSGLIDHILYLGGAPEMNRLDAVAVGKKVPELLEADLAFEREDAEALRGGIAHCVKVADYTTRHRLEEMIVDTEEHIEWFETQLRTISQVGLERYLAEQIAG; encoded by the coding sequence ATGAAAGCGAAAGAGGGAGTCCTCGATATTTTGAACAAAGTGTTGGTCAGTGAGCTCACCGCGGTGCATCAATATCTGCTGCACGCGGCGCTCTGTAAGCACTGGGGGTATGGTCGGCTTCACGAGCATTTCAGCCACCTGGCCCAGGAAGAAGTCGGCCATTCCTCTGGCCTCATCGATCACATCCTCTACCTGGGCGGAGCGCCCGAGATGAATCGGCTCGATGCCGTCGCTGTCGGAAAGAAAGTGCCGGAGTTGTTGGAGGCCGATCTTGCGTTCGAGCGCGAGGATGCAGAGGCATTGCGTGGGGGAATCGCCCATTGTGTCAAGGTCGCAGACTACACGACCAGACATCGACTTGAGGAAATGATTGTTGACACGGAGGAGCACATTGAGTGGTTTGAAACCCAGCTCCGCACAATTTCCCAAGTTGGATTGGAACGGTACCTGGCCGAGCAGATTGCTGGATAA
- the dprA gene encoding DNA-protecting protein DprA, whose translation MNSQSLRPWLMLRAIPGVGDASLIKLVEAFGTPDAVFSAPPAALEDAGCRPQLSEAIRRGPDTEAIKRLDDELTQLQRRRISVLTYLDSRYPASLKGIADPPPLLYVQGTLLETDRRALAIVGTRKVSTAGRAFAEELASDLAALGFTIVSGLARGVDAAAHRGALVGGGRTLAVMGCGLDRTYPADHRQLRESIEGQGAVLSELPLGAAPHSYHFPRRNRIISGLSLGVVVTEATVQSGSLITARLAGEQGREVFAVPGFVKAENSRGPNRLLKDGARLVESAQDIVEELLPQLDAPFREQLGERGVAKVQGRPALAGDEARVYDALSVLPQSVDDVIRRSGLPAALVAALLLSLELKNCIRQLPGNEYVRLSN comes from the coding sequence GTGAACAGTCAATCTCTCCGCCCCTGGCTGATGCTTCGTGCGATTCCCGGCGTGGGCGATGCGAGTCTGATCAAACTGGTGGAGGCTTTTGGAACTCCGGATGCGGTGTTCTCGGCGCCGCCGGCCGCTTTGGAAGATGCCGGATGCCGGCCGCAGTTGAGCGAGGCGATCCGCCGGGGGCCTGATACCGAGGCCATCAAGCGGCTGGATGACGAACTCACGCAATTACAGCGGCGCCGGATCTCGGTGTTGACCTATCTGGATTCACGATATCCTGCGTCGCTGAAGGGAATTGCGGACCCGCCCCCGTTGCTCTATGTCCAGGGCACATTGTTGGAGACTGACCGGCGAGCCCTAGCCATCGTTGGGACCAGGAAGGTTAGTACGGCGGGACGCGCGTTCGCTGAAGAATTGGCCTCCGACCTGGCGGCCCTAGGATTCACGATTGTCAGCGGGTTGGCGCGTGGCGTCGATGCAGCTGCGCATCGCGGGGCATTGGTCGGAGGGGGACGGACGCTTGCCGTGATGGGCTGTGGACTGGACCGTACGTATCCGGCCGATCATCGACAGCTACGCGAGTCGATCGAAGGGCAGGGGGCCGTGTTGTCTGAACTCCCGCTGGGGGCGGCGCCGCACAGTTATCATTTTCCCCGCCGCAATCGGATTATCAGCGGATTGTCATTGGGAGTCGTTGTGACGGAGGCCACCGTGCAGAGTGGATCGCTCATCACCGCGCGGCTGGCCGGCGAGCAGGGGCGGGAGGTGTTTGCGGTACCGGGCTTTGTGAAGGCGGAGAATAGTCGCGGTCCTAACCGTCTGCTCAAAGACGGGGCGCGACTGGTCGAATCGGCGCAGGATATTGTTGAGGAATTGCTGCCGCAACTTGATGCGCCGTTCCGCGAGCAACTCGGCGAGCGAGGAGTCGCAAAGGTCCAAGGACGCCCCGCGTTGGCGGGCGATGAGGCTCGTGTGTACGATGCTCTATCCGTTCTGCCGCAATCGGTAGATGACGTGATTCGGCGAAGCGGGCTGCCCGCCGCGCTTGTCGCGGCGCTGTTGTTGTCATTGGAGTTGAAGAATTGCATTCGACAGTTGCCGGGCAATGAATACGTGCGACTCTCGAATTGA
- the bfr gene encoding bacterioferritin, protein MKAKQGVIDLLNKILTADLTAINQYFVHAKMCANWGYDRLHHKVRERSIDEMKDADELISHILYLEGVPNVQRMNTVHIGETVPEQLKLDLKAEQEMLALLSEGVTHCAKVSDFTTRHMLEDMAKDVDGHIDWIETQMETIKQIGVENYLAEQIKKDS, encoded by the coding sequence ATGAAAGCTAAACAGGGCGTAATCGACTTACTCAATAAAATACTGACAGCTGATCTCACCGCCATCAATCAATACTTCGTCCATGCGAAGATGTGCGCGAATTGGGGATATGATCGCCTCCACCATAAGGTGAGAGAGCGTAGTATCGATGAGATGAAGGATGCCGACGAGTTGATCAGCCACATTCTGTACTTGGAAGGTGTGCCTAACGTGCAGCGGATGAATACCGTGCACATTGGGGAGACGGTTCCCGAGCAGTTGAAGCTTGACCTCAAGGCCGAGCAGGAAATGTTGGCGCTGTTGAGCGAAGGCGTGACCCATTGCGCGAAGGTCAGTGACTTTACGACCCGGCATATGCTTGAGGACATGGCCAAGGATGTGGATGGGCACATCGATTGGATCGAGACGCAAATGGAAACGATCAAGCAAATCGGTGTCGAGAATTATCTGGCTGAGCAGATCAAGAAGGACAGTTAA
- a CDS encoding energy transducer TonB: protein MAKKPDYGWLAASLLPRIESLKQYPAEARVKHLEGRVLVRIVIQEDGRIVSATITKSSGHDILDLAAIETLQKSSPITLTQPLEKSSVTLQIPINYQLAH from the coding sequence GTGGCCAAAAAGCCTGACTATGGATGGCTGGCAGCAAGTCTTCTACCCCGGATCGAGTCGCTCAAACAATATCCGGCGGAAGCGCGGGTCAAGCATTTGGAAGGGCGGGTGCTCGTCCGTATTGTCATTCAAGAGGACGGTCGGATCGTGTCTGCCACCATCACAAAAAGTTCTGGGCACGACATTCTCGATTTGGCGGCGATCGAGACACTTCAGAAATCGTCACCCATCACGCTGACTCAGCCGCTCGAAAAGTCTTCGGTCACGCTTCAGATTCCTATCAACTATCAGCTGGCACACTAA
- a CDS encoding helix-turn-helix transcriptional regulator, whose translation MPHTSSNLPLFFDRLHTLAAELRAHSPEWADRLEQVRTEHELRTLVCDLFNLSHVLAPHNRAPSTAQTLPARITAFISDNLHRGMSLKVLAQFLGYSEKYCSDLFAKMMGEPFSTYLRRYRVELGSTLLRTSGQTLAEIAASLGFSDQFAFSHFFKRATGHSPLQLRMLSIRQQAR comes from the coding sequence ATGCCACATACATCATCAAATTTGCCATTGTTCTTTGACCGTCTACACACACTCGCTGCCGAGCTTCGAGCACATTCACCCGAATGGGCAGATCGATTGGAGCAAGTCCGAACAGAGCACGAACTTCGCACCCTCGTCTGCGATCTCTTCAACCTGTCACACGTGTTGGCCCCACACAACAGGGCGCCTTCCACCGCCCAGACACTCCCTGCCCGTATCACAGCATTTATTAGCGATAATCTGCACCGCGGCATGAGCCTGAAGGTGTTGGCACAATTCTTAGGCTATTCAGAAAAGTATTGCTCCGATCTGTTTGCCAAAATGATGGGCGAACCCTTTTCGACATATCTACGGCGGTACCGGGTGGAGCTCGGAAGTACGCTGCTTCGCACCAGCGGTCAGACGCTGGCTGAAATTGCGGCGAGCCTAGGCTTCAGCGATCAATTCGCCTTCAGCCATTTCTTCAAGAGAGCGACAGGACATTCTCCGCTGCAATTGCGCATGCTCTCAATCCGGCAGCAGGCCCGCTAG
- a CDS encoding ABC transporter ATP-binding protein: MLELREVSCAYEPTQPAVEAITFNVHQGEILCLLGPSGCGKTTILRAIAGFERLTRGSITLSGRLVSSSDTMVPTEQRHIGMVFQEYALFPHLRVDKNIAFGLSRLPRLQQRAIVDDLLALTGLRGLEHRYPHELSGGQQQRVALARALALRPVLLLLDEPFSNLDPDMASRMRQDLHALLRQTKTTAILVTHDHDEAFSMADHVAVLNHGRLEQFDTPENIYHLPTTPFVADFVGQADFISGVATNQVITTELGDFPNTQHLAMGTNVVVMIRPDDVHIVPTKGADARIVARQFKGSENVYTIQLASGQIVHSSESSLSIYQVGTAIALRVVATHTVLFPQRGTSPAGPASLDEHP; the protein is encoded by the coding sequence GTGCTCGAACTTCGAGAAGTTTCCTGCGCCTACGAACCAACGCAGCCTGCGGTCGAAGCCATCACGTTTAACGTGCATCAGGGAGAAATCCTCTGCCTCCTCGGCCCATCCGGTTGCGGAAAAACGACGATCCTTCGTGCCATTGCAGGGTTTGAACGTCTCACCCGAGGCTCCATCACACTGTCTGGGCGACTCGTCTCCTCGTCGGACACGATGGTGCCGACGGAACAACGGCACATCGGCATGGTATTTCAAGAGTATGCCCTATTCCCGCATCTTCGCGTGGACAAGAATATCGCCTTCGGGTTGAGCCGCCTCCCCCGCCTTCAGCAACGAGCGATCGTCGACGATCTCCTGGCACTGACCGGATTGCGCGGTTTGGAGCATCGCTACCCGCATGAACTTTCCGGCGGCCAGCAGCAGCGCGTGGCGCTGGCTCGCGCCCTCGCCCTGCGACCGGTGCTGTTGCTGCTGGATGAACCGTTCAGCAATTTGGATCCCGATATGGCCAGCCGCATGCGGCAAGACCTGCATGCCTTGCTGAGACAAACGAAAACCACAGCCATCCTCGTCACCCACGACCACGACGAGGCCTTTTCCATGGCCGATCATGTGGCGGTCCTGAACCACGGGCGTCTCGAACAGTTTGATACCCCCGAGAACATTTACCATCTCCCCACAACCCCCTTCGTAGCCGATTTCGTCGGGCAGGCGGATTTCATCTCGGGGGTGGCGACCAATCAAGTGATCACGACCGAACTCGGGGATTTCCCTAACACGCAACATCTCGCCATGGGCACGAATGTCGTGGTCATGATACGCCCAGATGATGTGCATATCGTGCCGACAAAGGGGGCCGATGCGCGCATCGTGGCGCGACAATTCAAGGGGTCCGAGAACGTCTATACTATCCAGCTTGCGTCTGGGCAAATCGTGCACAGCAGCGAATCGTCGTTGAGCATTTACCAAGTGGGAACAGCCATTGCGCTACGCGTCGTGGCCACTCATACGGTCCTGTTCCCGCAACGCGGCACATCGCCGGCTGGGCCCGCATCACTCGACGAACATCCCTGA
- a CDS encoding FAD:protein FMN transferase, giving the protein MECDKFIRFSESLCATDRKRVHTKPVRLFSAMIALAGSLWAFGGCAGPTPSPAPVIVKRTQMQMGTLVTITAVASDRQAAQEATSAGFQEIHRLEGLLSTWIKDSELSRLNAAAGTGAVPISPETMQVLEDSVKISMLTGGGFNILIGPAVDVWSVLDRQQIPSEAELAAIRSLTDLGSLYLDKKHGAVKLNKTGMRVDVGGIGKGYAADMAVAAMRNAGATAGVVALSGDIKTFGLLPDGQTFPFGIRHPRREGAILAFIDLQDEAISTAGDYERFFERDGVRYHHILDPATLQPARDCQSVTVVAPDGVTADGLDTGIFVMGRERGMALIEQLPGVGAVIVDRDGKVWVSSYLRGRVRMNEEGAGQ; this is encoded by the coding sequence ATGGAATGCGACAAATTCATAAGATTCTCTGAAAGTTTGTGTGCCACAGATCGAAAACGGGTGCATACCAAACCAGTGCGGTTGTTCTCGGCCATGATCGCACTGGCGGGTTCTCTTTGGGCGTTCGGCGGTTGTGCAGGGCCGACGCCCAGTCCTGCGCCGGTGATTGTGAAGAGGACGCAGATGCAGATGGGAACCCTGGTGACAATCACAGCGGTGGCATCGGACCGCCAGGCGGCGCAGGAGGCAACATCGGCGGGATTTCAGGAGATCCATCGACTAGAGGGGTTGCTGAGCACCTGGATTAAAGACAGTGAACTATCACGCCTCAATGCGGCGGCAGGAACAGGTGCCGTGCCAATCAGCCCCGAGACCATGCAGGTGTTGGAAGATTCGGTGAAGATCTCCATGCTGACAGGGGGAGGCTTCAATATTCTGATAGGCCCTGCTGTGGATGTGTGGAGTGTGCTTGATCGACAACAGATTCCGTCCGAGGCTGAGTTGGCCGCAATTCGCTCCCTGACCGACCTCGGCTCGCTGTATCTTGATAAGAAACATGGGGCAGTCAAGCTCAACAAAACTGGTATGCGTGTAGATGTCGGTGGAATCGGTAAAGGATATGCTGCCGACATGGCCGTGGCGGCAATGAGGAACGCGGGCGCGACTGCGGGAGTGGTTGCCCTATCTGGAGATATCAAGACCTTCGGGTTGCTTCCCGACGGGCAAACGTTTCCGTTCGGTATACGGCACCCTCGACGGGAGGGGGCTATTCTGGCATTCATTGACCTTCAGGACGAAGCGATTTCAACGGCGGGGGACTACGAGCGGTTTTTTGAGCGAGACGGGGTGCGATATCATCACATCCTGGATCCAGCCACTCTCCAGCCCGCCCGGGATTGCCAAAGCGTGACGGTTGTGGCTCCTGATGGTGTGACCGCGGATGGATTGGATACGGGTATTTTTGTCATGGGCCGAGAGCGAGGCATGGCGTTGATCGAACAGTTGCCTGGCGTCGGGGCGGTCATCGTGGACCGGGACGGAAAAGTATGGGTGTCGTCCTATCTGCGTGGGCGAGTGAGGATGAACGAGGAGGGTGCCGGTCAGTGA
- a CDS encoding HD domain-containing protein, with protein MERLAVPINTVAQLIQDVGQQLGSLEDLNLTQDSLESVRLIQLQRVARQIESVIPDHFGHGERTAHYALLLARQVGLDREQRLNLQYAALLHDIGLLTLPGHLRDETTAHSLKDYALLQSHPREGAALLAPFSFLHGPARLIAHHHERWDGAGYPYGLRGAYIPVGARMLALADVFDTIVSRSTSWQTALRALQASAGSQFDPDLCAKFCEVLHTQATVAQSDDDVLLQSVREPAPVAPLPTNANLRMF; from the coding sequence ATGGAGCGACTCGCAGTACCAATCAACACCGTGGCGCAATTGATCCAGGATGTCGGGCAACAGCTCGGTAGCTTGGAAGACCTGAACCTCACCCAAGACTCATTGGAATCGGTCAGACTCATTCAACTCCAACGGGTGGCGCGTCAGATTGAGTCCGTCATTCCGGATCACTTCGGTCATGGAGAACGCACAGCACACTATGCCCTCCTGCTCGCCCGACAGGTCGGTTTGGACCGTGAGCAGCGACTCAATTTGCAGTATGCGGCACTATTACATGACATCGGGCTGCTCACCTTGCCGGGACACCTCCGCGACGAGACTACCGCGCATTCATTGAAAGACTATGCGCTCCTCCAAAGTCACCCGAGGGAAGGCGCAGCCCTTCTTGCCCCCTTTTCCTTTTTGCATGGCCCGGCACGGCTTATCGCTCACCATCACGAACGATGGGACGGGGCCGGGTACCCCTATGGACTTCGAGGAGCCTACATCCCAGTTGGGGCGAGAATGTTGGCACTCGCGGACGTGTTCGATACCATCGTTTCCCGCTCGACCTCCTGGCAGACCGCCCTGCGTGCCTTACAGGCCTCCGCGGGCTCGCAATTTGACCCTGATCTCTGCGCGAAATTTTGCGAAGTCCTACACACCCAGGCCACAGTAGCGCAATCGGACGATGATGTCCTCTTACAGTCAGTCCGCGAACCAGCCCCGGTAGCACCACTGCCTACCAACGCCAATCTTCGAATGTTTTGA
- the topA gene encoding type I DNA topoisomerase, with amino-acid sequence MAKSLIIVESPTKARTITKYLGRGYSVMASVGHVKDLPTSKLGVDLENDFEPQYVTIKGKSKVLADIKKKAQEVDTVFLAPDPDREGEAIAWHIAQELHGKGKKKDGKVFRVLFNEITESAIKRALKSPGEIDIKLVQAQQARRVLDRIVGYQGSQLLWKKVRRGLSMGRVQSVAVRLICDREKEREAFRAEEYWSIVALLSGANPPAFEAKLHSVNGQDADIGTQEQAEHILQAVQGKAFVVQSIERKEKKRNPVAPFITSRLQQEAARKLHFTPKKTMTLAQQLYEGVEIGAEGQTGLITYMRTDSPRISQEATDDARAVIGARFGAEYLPATPNVYKTQKAAQEAHEAIRPTVAARDPESIRQYLEQDQYNLYKLIWNRFIASQMVPAILDVTRVDSSPVGTVDRYVFRTTGTVIKFPGHTAVYLEGTDAIQPSQKPKNEQEAEEESDRQLPALSEGESLRLVNQEGQTAPGLLSKQHFTQPPPRYNEALLIRELEEKGIGRPSTYATIISTIQDRKYVEKLEGRFLPTETGRTVNDFLLKGFPDLLDTEFTSHMEEQLDEVEEGTKPWVSAVREFYTPFVREMELAQSIPGPKDIVEPPTNLPCEKCGRMMEIKWGRNGKFLACPAYKEDPPCKNTQNFERLPDGTIKIVPKLEETTDEKCEKCSSPMVVKSGRFGKFLACSAYPECKTTKAIALGVKCPQPGCGGDLVQKRTKKGRNFYSCSRYPECEFALWDRPVNKPCPTCKAPFLIEKVSKQAGRSVQCRNEECGYREAG; translated from the coding sequence ATGGCGAAATCTTTGATCATTGTTGAGTCGCCGACGAAGGCGCGCACAATCACGAAATATCTCGGCCGCGGCTACTCTGTGATGGCCTCCGTCGGACATGTCAAAGACCTGCCGACCAGTAAGTTGGGTGTCGATCTCGAAAACGATTTCGAGCCCCAATACGTCACGATCAAGGGAAAATCGAAGGTCCTTGCGGATATTAAGAAGAAAGCCCAGGAAGTCGATACCGTGTTCCTGGCCCCGGACCCGGACCGCGAAGGAGAAGCGATCGCCTGGCATATCGCGCAGGAATTACACGGCAAGGGGAAGAAGAAGGACGGCAAAGTCTTTCGAGTCTTGTTTAACGAAATCACGGAATCGGCGATTAAGCGAGCCTTGAAGTCGCCGGGCGAGATCGACATCAAGCTGGTGCAGGCGCAGCAGGCGCGGCGGGTGCTTGATCGCATCGTCGGCTATCAGGGCAGTCAGTTGTTGTGGAAAAAGGTTCGCCGTGGCCTCAGCATGGGACGGGTGCAGTCTGTCGCAGTCCGGCTCATCTGCGATCGCGAAAAGGAACGCGAAGCGTTCCGGGCGGAAGAGTATTGGTCCATCGTCGCACTCTTGAGCGGGGCGAATCCTCCGGCCTTTGAGGCGAAACTGCATTCCGTCAATGGGCAGGACGCGGATATCGGTACCCAGGAACAGGCCGAGCACATTCTCCAGGCCGTGCAGGGGAAAGCGTTCGTCGTGCAATCGATTGAGCGCAAGGAAAAGAAGCGGAACCCTGTCGCGCCGTTCATTACCAGCCGGCTTCAGCAGGAGGCTGCCAGGAAACTGCACTTCACCCCCAAAAAGACCATGACTTTGGCGCAACAGCTCTATGAGGGGGTGGAAATCGGCGCGGAAGGTCAGACTGGCCTGATCACCTATATGCGAACCGATTCGCCAAGAATTTCCCAGGAGGCGACTGACGATGCCAGGGCGGTGATCGGGGCGCGATTCGGGGCAGAGTATTTACCGGCTACGCCCAATGTGTACAAGACGCAAAAGGCCGCGCAAGAGGCCCATGAAGCGATTCGTCCTACCGTCGCGGCTCGCGATCCTGAATCAATCAGACAATACCTGGAGCAAGATCAGTATAACTTGTACAAGCTGATTTGGAACCGATTCATCGCGTCGCAGATGGTTCCCGCCATTTTGGATGTCACGCGGGTGGATTCCAGTCCTGTCGGGACAGTGGATCGCTATGTGTTTCGGACGACCGGCACTGTCATCAAGTTTCCTGGACATACGGCGGTATATCTTGAGGGAACCGATGCGATCCAGCCTTCGCAGAAGCCGAAGAATGAGCAGGAAGCGGAGGAAGAATCAGATCGGCAACTTCCTGCTCTCAGTGAGGGTGAGTCGTTGCGCCTCGTGAATCAGGAGGGCCAGACTGCGCCGGGCTTGCTGTCGAAGCAACACTTCACGCAACCGCCGCCACGATACAATGAGGCGCTGCTGATTCGGGAGCTGGAAGAGAAGGGGATCGGACGTCCGTCAACCTATGCCACCATTATCTCCACCATTCAGGACCGGAAGTATGTGGAGAAGCTTGAGGGGCGTTTTCTTCCGACCGAAACCGGCCGAACTGTAAATGACTTCCTCCTCAAGGGATTCCCGGATCTCCTCGATACCGAATTTACTTCCCACATGGAGGAGCAACTCGACGAGGTGGAGGAAGGCACGAAGCCTTGGGTCTCCGCGGTGCGGGAGTTTTATACCCCGTTCGTCAGAGAGATGGAGTTGGCGCAGAGTATTCCCGGACCAAAGGATATCGTCGAGCCTCCAACAAATCTGCCTTGTGAAAAGTGCGGCCGCATGATGGAGATCAAGTGGGGGCGGAACGGCAAGTTTCTCGCCTGCCCAGCGTACAAAGAAGATCCTCCCTGTAAGAATACGCAAAACTTTGAGCGGCTGCCGGATGGGACCATTAAGATCGTTCCCAAGCTGGAGGAAACAACGGACGAAAAATGTGAGAAGTGTTCCAGTCCCATGGTTGTCAAGTCAGGGCGTTTCGGCAAATTTCTGGCTTGTTCGGCCTACCCGGAGTGTAAGACGACGAAAGCGATCGCGCTGGGGGTGAAATGTCCTCAGCCCGGATGCGGTGGAGATCTGGTGCAGAAACGAACGAAAAAAGGACGCAACTTTTACTCCTGCAGCCGATACCCCGAATGCGAATTCGCACTCTGGGATCGTCCCGTCAATAAACCGTGTCCCACGTGCAAAGCGCCCTTCCTGATTGAGAAGGTCAGCAAGCAAGCCGGCCGTTCCGTCCAGTGTCGCAATGAGGAATGCGGATATCGCGAAGCGGGATAA